A genomic window from Vitis riparia cultivar Riparia Gloire de Montpellier isolate 1030 chromosome 16, EGFV_Vit.rip_1.0, whole genome shotgun sequence includes:
- the LOC117933206 gene encoding LEAF RUST 10 DISEASE-RESISTANCE LOCUS RECEPTOR-LIKE PROTEIN KINASE-like 1.2: MPKTKEASLSAPELMMLREAKLVGVGLITLHFSFLSFCAASENQPCRPSSCGDIQNISIPFRLKGDPLGCGHPDPAYELVCENNRTIFYGKFYVEEINYHNYTVRVIVAGLEKSNCFSLPLYSSTIDDLYVNEYKYLDELDTVLLMNCARPIFDQYYIPIVPCNRTDATFSSSQPYAYALAGGYKQVKDLPYSCTIGSTVVTRSFMAVSEPCNLSSSDLQEKLLMGLQLSFLRSRCLECTVKDSWCRPNFSNNTIQCLDYNRRNFETLRSPYTTQGRETVFFLTGYSGTIAIGTALIVPSIIFHDLQIEPFIVMLHIF, encoded by the exons ATGCCCAAAACCAAAGAAGCGTCTCTCTCTGCACCTGAACTTATGATGTTGAGAGAAGCAAAACTTGTAGGGGTAGGCCTCATAACACTCCACTtcagttttctttcattttgcgCTGCTAGTGAAAACCAGCCCTGCAGGCCCTCTTCTTGCGGAGATATTCAAAACATCAGCATCCCATTTCGATTAAAAGGAGATCCGCTCGGTTGTGGTCATCCTGATCCTGCATACGAATTGGTTTGTGAAAACAATCGTACCATCTTTTATGGGAAATTCTATGTCGAGGAGATCAATTACCATAACTACACCGTCAGAGTAATAGTTGCTGGGCTAGAGAAGAGCAACTGTTTCTCCCTTCCTCTCTATTCCTCGACAATAGATGATCTATAtgtaaatgagtataaatatctTGATGAACTGGATACTGTACTTTTGATGAACTGTGCAAGACCAATCTTTGATCAATACTACATTCCTATTGTTCCCTGCAACCGCACTGATGCTACTTTCTCTTCCTCACAACCATATGCTTATGCGCTCGCTGGAGGCTACAAGCAGGTGAAAGATCTTCCATATTCGTGCACCATTGGCTCGACTGTTGTTACTCGCAGTTTCATGGCTGTTTCAGAGCCCTGCAATCTTTCAAGCTCAGATTTGCAAGAAAAGCTGCTTATGGGGCTCCAGCTTTCATTTTTGAGGTCCCGCTGCCTTGAATGCACAGTGAAAGACAGCTGGTGCAGACCAAATTTCAGCAACAACACTATACAATGCCTGGATTATAATAGAAGAAACT TTGAAACACTTAGAAGTCCCTATACAACCCAAG GACGTGAAACTGTTTTTTTCCTAACTGGGTATTCTGGGACCATTGCAATTGGTACGGCTTTGATAGTTCCTTCCATCATTTTCCATGATTTACAAATTGAACCTTTCATCGTCATGCTTCATATTTTCTAA